In Lentibacillus amyloliquefaciens, one DNA window encodes the following:
- the narH gene encoding nitrate reductase subunit beta: MKIKAQVAMVMHLDKCIGCHTCSVTCKNTWTNRPGTEYMWFNNVETRPGTGYPKRWEDTERFKGGWTLKNGKLQLKAGGPISKLLNIFYNPDMATMDDYYEPWTYNYQNLINSPKSENLPVARPQSAITGEYIDKPEWGSNWDDDLAGGTEIVSQDPTVEKLQEHISLEYEKTFMMYLPRICEHCLNPSCVASCPSGALYKRDEDGIVLVDQEACRGWRFCMSGCPYHKVYYNWNSHKAEKCNFCYPRTEAGMPTICSETCVGRIRYIGVVLYDADKVKEAASVEDPQDLYESQLSVFQDPFDPEVIEEARKAGINDEWIEGAQNSPIYKMAMKWKIALPLHPEYRTLPMVWYVPPLSPIMNHITNEDDLDTDGYIPAVDQMRIPVEYLASILAADDTKLIRKVLLKLTAMRVHMRGKTVGGIDEFRTSELLKEANTTPEELEDMARLLGIAKYNERFVIPTGRREMDDDLYYEQGACSLEDLAPPEGMASLIGGNR; the protein is encoded by the coding sequence TTGAAAATTAAAGCACAGGTAGCAATGGTGATGCATTTGGACAAATGTATCGGATGCCACACATGTTCTGTAACGTGTAAAAATACATGGACAAACCGGCCTGGAACGGAATACATGTGGTTCAACAACGTAGAAACCCGCCCAGGAACTGGTTACCCGAAGCGATGGGAAGATACAGAACGATTTAAGGGCGGATGGACGCTCAAAAATGGTAAATTGCAACTGAAAGCAGGCGGACCTATTTCCAAGCTCTTGAACATTTTTTACAATCCGGATATGGCTACAATGGATGATTACTATGAACCATGGACATATAACTATCAAAATTTGATAAATAGCCCTAAAAGTGAAAATCTGCCTGTAGCCAGACCGCAATCTGCAATTACAGGCGAATATATTGATAAACCTGAATGGGGTTCCAATTGGGATGACGATCTGGCTGGCGGTACGGAAATTGTTTCACAGGACCCGACAGTTGAAAAACTTCAGGAGCATATTTCATTGGAGTATGAAAAAACGTTCATGATGTATCTGCCAAGAATCTGTGAACACTGTCTGAACCCATCATGTGTTGCTTCATGCCCATCAGGTGCACTGTATAAACGTGATGAAGACGGCATTGTACTGGTTGATCAGGAAGCATGCCGCGGCTGGCGTTTCTGTATGAGCGGGTGCCCATATCATAAAGTTTATTACAACTGGAATTCGCATAAAGCTGAAAAATGCAATTTCTGTTACCCGCGTACTGAAGCCGGCATGCCAACAATTTGTTCTGAAACCTGTGTTGGGAGAATCCGCTATATCGGTGTTGTCCTGTATGATGCTGACAAAGTAAAAGAAGCAGCTTCAGTTGAAGACCCGCAAGATCTGTATGAATCACAACTATCGGTGTTCCAGGATCCATTTGACCCTGAAGTGATTGAAGAAGCGCGTAAAGCCGGCATCAATGATGAGTGGATTGAAGGCGCACAGAACTCGCCGATTTACAAAATGGCGATGAAATGGAAAATCGCGCTTCCACTTCACCCAGAATATCGCACACTGCCAATGGTATGGTATGTGCCGCCGTTAAGTCCGATTATGAATCATATTACAAATGAAGACGATCTGGATACAGATGGCTATATCCCGGCTGTCGATCAAATGCGAATTCCAGTCGAATATCTTGCTTCGATACTGGCTGCTGATGATACGAAACTTATCCGTAAAGTATTGCTTAAGTTAACAGCTATGCGTGTTCATATGCGCGGAAAAACTGTGGGCGGCATCGATGAATTCAGAACTAGCGAATTGCTCAAAGAAGCAAACACGACACCTGAAGAACTTGAAGATATGGCGCGTCTTTTGGGTATTGCCAAATATAATGAGCGCTTTGTTATCCCTACCGGAAGAAGAGAAATGGATGATGATCTTTATTATGAGCAAGGTGCGTGCAGCCTGGAAGACCTGGCACCGCCCGAAGGTATGGCATCCCTTATCGGAGGGAACAGATAA
- the msrB gene encoding peptide-methionine (R)-S-oxide reductase MsrB: protein MTTELATFAGGCFWCMVEPFDERPGIENIVSGYTGGDVENPTYEQVCSDTTGHVEAVQITFNPDIMPYEELVKTFWQQIDPTDSGGQFNDRGESYGTAIFYHNASQKEIAEQSKQKLEESGRFAKPIVTPILPAKTFYRAEEEHQDYYKKQSFHYRLYKKGSGREDFIKENWKEGPDKTELKAKLTPIQYSVTQENGTEQPFNNEYWNNEDEGVYVDIISGDVLFSSHDKFDANCGWPSFTKPIDQHQVEEKSDTSHGMIRTEVRSKNADSHLGHVFPDGPKDRGGLRYCMNSAAMKFIPKEDMKEQGYENYLHLFD, encoded by the coding sequence ATGACGACTGAACTAGCTACATTTGCAGGGGGATGCTTCTGGTGTATGGTGGAACCATTCGATGAGCGCCCGGGAATCGAAAATATCGTTTCGGGGTATACTGGCGGAGATGTTGAAAATCCGACTTATGAACAGGTTTGTTCTGATACAACCGGTCATGTGGAAGCAGTCCAAATTACGTTCAATCCGGACATAATGCCATATGAGGAGCTTGTCAAGACTTTTTGGCAGCAAATTGATCCGACTGATTCAGGTGGTCAATTTAATGACCGGGGTGAATCATACGGGACAGCCATTTTTTATCATAATGCATCACAAAAAGAGATAGCTGAACAGTCCAAGCAAAAACTGGAAGAAAGTGGCAGGTTTGCTAAGCCAATCGTTACACCAATCCTTCCTGCTAAAACATTTTATAGAGCTGAGGAAGAACACCAAGACTACTACAAAAAACAGTCATTCCATTATCGTTTGTACAAAAAAGGATCTGGAAGGGAGGACTTTATCAAAGAAAATTGGAAAGAGGGTCCGGATAAAACCGAGTTAAAGGCAAAGCTCACCCCAATCCAGTATAGCGTGACACAGGAAAACGGCACAGAACAGCCTTTTAATAATGAATACTGGAATAATGAAGATGAAGGCGTCTATGTTGATATTATCTCCGGCGATGTTCTGTTTTCTTCCCATGATAAATTTGACGCAAACTGTGGCTGGCCTAGCTTTACGAAACCAATTGATCAGCATCAGGTTGAAGAAAAATCGGATACAAGCCACGGAATGATACGGACAGAAGTCAGAAGCAAAAACGCTGACTCACACTTGGGCCACGTTTTTCCCGATGGTCCTAAAGACCGGGGCGGGCTGCGTTATTGCATGAATTCTGCAGCCATGAAATTTATACCAAAAGAGGACATGAAAGAACAAGGCTACGAAAACTATTTACACCTTTTCGATTAA
- a CDS encoding nitrate reductase subunit alpha, producing the protein MRSSNKLFDKLKHIKTGSKLNQGWAEESPRPRDSEDIYRRRWQHDKIVRSTHGVNCTGSCSWKIYVKDGIITSETQQTDYPSTGDDFPEYEPRGCPRGANFSWYTYSPIRVKYPYVRSDLYELWKEERNNNNDPVEAWENIVSNPDKRQRYVKARGKGGFVRATWQDMCEMIASASIQTIKKYGPDRVAGFSPIPAMSMISYSSGTRFLSLIGGTILSFYDWYADLPPASPQVWGEQTDVPESADWYNSKYFIIWGTNLPQTRTPDAHFMVEARYNGTKVVGVSPDYAEYEKFADIWLPAKAGTDAALAMAMTHVILKEFYVNKETPYFNSYAKKFTDLPYLVTLNEQNGEYRSDRFLRSSDINDAHELGEWKTLVWDAETDHLETPNGSMGFRWDGGSKWNLELDKENGSLIDPKLSFIDKSDETVMVSFPYFAEQDGDIVRRGVPVRHIQDADGKTVKVTTVYDLMMAHTGVGRGLEGDYPVDYDDPKPYTPAWQETITGVNKNHVIKVAKEFADNAERTKGKSMIAMGGGTNHWYHSDQIYRAILNLVLLTGSQGVNGGGWAHYVGQEKVRPQEGWQQVAFAGDWQKAPRHQNGTSYFYFITDQFRYEPIPEEPEQTEWGSKYNSMHPADLNALSARLGWLPSYPQFSQNSIDLVKESRERGAQSEQEVIDDVVGQIKEEKIDWAIENPDDPRNFPRVFFNWRSNLLGDSGKGHEFFVKHLIGGDNQVLAEPENSWQPETIKTEGEAPTGKADLLISVDFRMTSSGLFSDIVLPAATWYEKNDISSTDLHPFVHPFNAAISPPWEAKSDWNTFREISKVFSELSEKHLPATEELVMSPLGHDSPGEIAQALGKIKDWRKGEVEAIPGKTMPNFKVVDRDYPNVYQKMTTVGPLIKNGYGGKGVTIPGEEVYEDLEKRLGKSKREGIGKGLPDLYNDEQAINAILAMSGATNGKRAVAGWKSLEAKTGQKLEEIAKPRAEEDHTLRDLSIQPRNAISTPVWSGLEKDHRRYSPFTVNTEYNIPWRTLTGRQSFYLDHEMMLDYGEGLPLYLPPLRYGPFLKKEEGVAENDNKSITVRYLTPHQKWGIHTMFTDTTAMSQLFRGWQTIWMNEDDAASIDLKDNDFVEVYNRNGAIAARVVVTYRIPKGMAYMYHAQDRTLGVPATSISKNGGKKRGGTHNSVTRVTLKGTHMIGGYSQLSYGFNYYGPTGHQRDTIAVIRALKEVDWLEN; encoded by the coding sequence GTGAGAAGTAGCAATAAATTGTTTGATAAATTAAAACATATTAAAACCGGCAGCAAACTAAATCAAGGATGGGCCGAGGAAAGTCCGCGTCCCCGTGACTCAGAAGATATCTACCGCCGCAGATGGCAGCATGATAAGATTGTCCGCTCAACACACGGCGTGAATTGTACAGGCTCATGCAGCTGGAAAATCTACGTAAAAGATGGCATCATCACATCCGAAACACAACAGACAGATTATCCGAGTACTGGTGACGATTTCCCGGAATACGAACCGCGCGGATGCCCAAGGGGAGCCAACTTCTCCTGGTATACCTACAGTCCGATCAGGGTGAAATATCCTTATGTCCGCAGTGATTTATATGAGCTATGGAAAGAGGAGCGGAACAATAACAACGACCCTGTGGAAGCATGGGAAAATATCGTCAGTAATCCCGATAAGCGACAGCGCTATGTAAAAGCGCGCGGTAAAGGCGGGTTTGTCCGGGCAACATGGCAGGATATGTGTGAGATGATTGCCAGTGCCAGCATTCAGACGATTAAAAAATACGGGCCTGACCGTGTGGCTGGTTTCAGTCCGATTCCGGCGATGTCCATGATCAGTTACTCATCAGGCACTCGATTCCTTTCATTAATCGGTGGAACGATTCTGAGCTTTTATGACTGGTATGCTGACCTGCCTCCAGCTTCACCGCAAGTTTGGGGCGAGCAGACAGACGTTCCGGAAAGTGCTGACTGGTACAATTCCAAGTACTTTATCATCTGGGGCACCAATCTGCCGCAGACACGCACACCTGACGCACATTTCATGGTCGAAGCAAGGTATAATGGCACCAAAGTCGTCGGGGTAAGCCCTGACTACGCTGAGTATGAGAAATTTGCCGATATTTGGCTGCCTGCAAAAGCCGGAACAGATGCGGCACTCGCAATGGCCATGACCCATGTTATTTTAAAGGAATTTTATGTCAATAAAGAAACGCCATATTTTAACTCATATGCGAAAAAGTTTACCGACTTGCCATATTTGGTGACCTTAAACGAGCAAAATGGCGAATATCGCAGTGATCGCTTTTTACGATCATCCGATATCAATGATGCGCATGAGCTTGGCGAATGGAAAACACTTGTTTGGGATGCTGAAACAGATCATTTGGAAACGCCGAATGGCAGTATGGGCTTTCGCTGGGATGGAGGCAGCAAATGGAATCTTGAACTTGATAAAGAGAACGGGAGCTTGATAGACCCTAAACTCAGTTTTATAGACAAGTCTGATGAAACCGTTATGGTGAGCTTCCCTTACTTTGCCGAGCAAGATGGCGATATTGTCAGACGCGGGGTCCCCGTCAGACATATTCAGGATGCTGATGGCAAGACTGTAAAAGTGACGACTGTCTATGATCTTATGATGGCCCACACCGGGGTCGGACGCGGCCTGGAAGGGGATTATCCAGTTGATTATGATGATCCGAAGCCATATACACCGGCATGGCAGGAAACCATTACAGGTGTTAATAAGAACCATGTTATTAAAGTAGCCAAAGAATTCGCTGACAATGCGGAGCGCACGAAAGGAAAATCAATGATTGCAATGGGGGGCGGCACAAACCATTGGTACCACAGTGACCAAATTTACCGTGCCATTTTGAACCTTGTTTTGCTGACAGGCTCACAAGGCGTCAATGGCGGCGGCTGGGCGCATTATGTCGGTCAGGAAAAAGTGCGTCCTCAAGAAGGATGGCAGCAAGTTGCTTTTGCCGGCGACTGGCAAAAAGCGCCGCGCCATCAAAATGGTACGTCCTATTTTTATTTCATAACTGATCAGTTTCGTTATGAACCAATTCCGGAAGAGCCAGAGCAGACAGAATGGGGAAGCAAATACAATTCAATGCACCCCGCTGACTTGAACGCACTGTCGGCAAGACTTGGATGGCTCCCGTCATACCCGCAGTTTTCTCAAAACTCTATTGACCTTGTAAAAGAAAGTCGGGAGCGGGGAGCACAATCTGAACAGGAAGTTATCGATGATGTCGTCGGTCAAATTAAAGAAGAAAAAATTGACTGGGCTATTGAAAACCCTGATGATCCAAGAAATTTCCCGAGAGTTTTCTTTAATTGGCGATCAAATCTGCTCGGTGACAGTGGTAAAGGACATGAGTTTTTTGTTAAACATCTTATCGGCGGAGACAACCAGGTGTTGGCTGAACCGGAAAATTCCTGGCAGCCGGAAACGATTAAGACTGAAGGCGAGGCCCCTACAGGGAAAGCTGACCTTTTAATAAGTGTTGATTTCCGAATGACAAGTTCAGGTCTGTTTTCCGATATTGTGCTGCCGGCTGCAACTTGGTATGAGAAAAACGATATCAGCAGCACGGATTTGCATCCATTCGTTCACCCGTTTAACGCTGCGATTTCACCGCCGTGGGAGGCAAAAAGTGACTGGAACACATTCCGGGAAATCAGCAAAGTATTCTCAGAGCTTTCGGAAAAGCATCTTCCGGCCACTGAAGAGCTTGTCATGTCACCACTTGGACATGATTCACCGGGAGAAATCGCCCAAGCGCTTGGAAAAATTAAAGACTGGCGAAAAGGTGAAGTTGAAGCCATTCCAGGGAAAACGATGCCAAACTTTAAAGTTGTTGATCGTGACTATCCGAACGTTTATCAGAAGATGACAACAGTCGGACCTTTAATCAAAAATGGTTATGGCGGCAAAGGCGTGACCATCCCTGGTGAGGAAGTCTATGAAGACTTAGAAAAACGTCTTGGCAAATCAAAACGGGAAGGTATTGGAAAAGGCCTCCCGGATTTATACAATGACGAGCAGGCCATCAATGCCATACTGGCGATGTCTGGTGCCACAAACGGAAAACGAGCTGTAGCAGGGTGGAAGTCACTTGAAGCAAAAACCGGACAAAAACTGGAAGAGATTGCGAAGCCTCGTGCAGAGGAAGACCATACCTTGAGAGATTTAAGCATTCAACCCAGAAATGCCATTTCCACACCGGTATGGAGCGGTCTGGAAAAAGACCACCGCCGTTATTCTCCATTTACTGTCAACACGGAATACAACATTCCATGGCGGACATTGACCGGAAGGCAAAGTTTTTATCTTGATCATGAAATGATGCTCGATTATGGTGAAGGGCTTCCGTTATATTTACCACCGTTACGTTATGGACCGTTTTTGAAAAAGGAAGAAGGTGTTGCGGAGAATGACAATAAATCAATCACTGTCAGATACCTGACGCCACACCAAAAATGGGGCATCCACACGATGTTTACCGATACAACGGCTATGTCACAACTGTTCAGAGGATGGCAGACGATCTGGATGAACGAAGATGATGCTGCATCAATCGACTTGAAGGATAATGATTTTGTCGAAGTATATAACCGGAATGGCGCGATTGCAGCCAGAGTTGTCGTGACATACCGGATACCTAAAGGCATGGCTTATATGTATCACGCACAGGACCGGACATTGGGTGTACCTGCAACGTCCATCAGTAAGAATGGCGGCAAAAAACGCGGCGGAACTCATAACAGTGTAACCCGTGTAACACTCAAAGGAACACATATGATTGGCGGCTATTCTCAGTTAAGCTATGGGTTTAATTATTACGGACCAACCGGCCATCAGCGCGACACAATAGCTGTCATTAGAGCTTTAAAGGAGGTAGATTGGCTTGAAAATTAA
- a CDS encoding YozE family protein, with protein MRSFYHFALTYRGKKEPDDKSRLADWIFHDHDFPKHSASYNEISNYLEWNSPFVNALVVFDEIWEAYQMNKMN; from the coding sequence ATGCGTTCGTTTTACCATTTTGCTTTAACCTATAGAGGGAAAAAAGAACCCGATGATAAGAGCCGGTTAGCTGATTGGATTTTTCATGACCATGATTTTCCGAAACATTCTGCTTCCTATAACGAAATCAGCAATTATCTTGAGTGGAATAGCCCTTTTGTTAATGCACTGGTGGTTTTTGATGAGATCTGGGAAGCTTATCAAATGAATAAGATGAATTAG
- the vrrA gene encoding VrrA/YqfQ family protein — MVWPIQHREPDNVMMPRQGFHPEPPQQTTPDLQQFTKGLLTPERINGWSQQLNNVQKVLSVVQQTAPIIQQYGPMIKNLPMLFQLMKALNEDDSETDFEPESLIEDRIKNDNDDHQQHKTDNLEQRIVKTGKSAPKLFI; from the coding sequence ATGGTATGGCCAATTCAACACAGAGAGCCGGATAACGTTATGATGCCGCGACAAGGATTTCACCCTGAACCACCGCAACAGACAACACCGGACCTGCAGCAGTTCACTAAAGGATTGTTGACGCCGGAACGCATTAACGGGTGGTCACAACAATTGAATAATGTACAAAAAGTCTTAAGTGTCGTGCAGCAAACTGCTCCCATCATCCAGCAATATGGCCCAATGATAAAAAATCTGCCTATGCTGTTTCAATTGATGAAAGCACTAAATGAAGATGATTCTGAAACTGATTTTGAGCCTGAGTCTCTTATAGAAGACCGTATTAAGAATGATAATGATGATCATCAACAACACAAAACGGATAATTTAGAACAGCGGATCGTGAAAACCGGTAAATCTGCCCCAAAATTGTTTATCTAA
- a CDS encoding twin-arginine translocase TatA/TatE family subunit, translating into MGIGSIGFPGLILILVIALVIFGPKKLPEIGKAAGNTLREFKKSTQDLTNDVSDEVKEAKDVVKNDQNK; encoded by the coding sequence ATGGGTATAGGCAGCATAGGCTTTCCTGGACTTATTTTGATTTTAGTGATTGCATTGGTTATTTTTGGTCCAAAGAAACTTCCTGAAATTGGAAAAGCAGCCGGAAATACGCTGCGTGAATTCAAGAAATCAACACAGGATTTAACGAATGATGTTTCAGATGAAGTTAAAGAAGCAAAGGATGTTGTGAAAAATGATCAAAATAAGTAA
- a CDS encoding M14 family metallopeptidase has product MEVVIRPNDSFWYYSELFDIPLVLIAQSNPNLDASQLAVGQIVQIPGYMADMHQIAANDTLWRVAMNQNIPVDMLQLSNPDINPEDLQIDQQIVVPQQIRDLIITDFDDYTFDKMADDMNRLITAYPFIIYESIGSSVMGKDIAELRIGTGSRRVHINGSFHANEWITTPVIMRFINEYARSLTNGLPIRGLNLFPFFFETTLSVVPMVNPDGVNLVLNGASAAENYQDDVLKINNQNPDFSNWKANIRGVDLNNQYPAQWEIEAARKPVTPQPRDYPGPHPLSEPEAEAMADLALERDFVRVNALHTQGEVIYWGFEGLEPPAAQEVVNEYNRVSGYEPIRYVDSYAGFKDWFIQEFRRGGYTIELGTGINPLPFEQFEEIYQETLGIMLANLYLQL; this is encoded by the coding sequence ATGGAAGTTGTCATCCGTCCCAATGATTCGTTCTGGTATTACAGCGAATTGTTTGATATTCCGCTCGTTCTGATTGCTCAGTCCAACCCGAATCTGGATGCCAGTCAGCTGGCAGTCGGCCAGATTGTGCAAATTCCCGGTTATATGGCGGATATGCACCAAATAGCTGCTAATGATACATTATGGCGTGTTGCAATGAATCAAAATATTCCAGTGGATATGCTGCAATTGTCCAACCCCGATATAAATCCGGAAGATTTGCAAATCGATCAGCAAATTGTTGTTCCGCAGCAAATCAGAGATTTAATCATAACTGATTTTGACGACTATACCTTTGATAAAATGGCAGATGATATGAATCGTTTAATAACGGCTTATCCGTTTATTATTTATGAGTCTATCGGGTCATCGGTTATGGGAAAAGATATTGCTGAACTGCGCATTGGCACCGGAAGCAGACGCGTTCATATAAATGGATCATTTCATGCCAATGAGTGGATAACAACGCCTGTTATTATGAGGTTTATTAATGAATACGCCCGTTCATTGACAAACGGCCTGCCCATAAGAGGATTAAATCTGTTTCCTTTCTTTTTCGAAACAACCTTATCAGTTGTTCCAATGGTTAACCCGGACGGCGTAAATCTGGTTCTTAATGGCGCATCAGCCGCTGAAAATTATCAGGATGACGTGCTTAAAATCAATAATCAGAACCCGGATTTTTCAAATTGGAAAGCAAACATTAGAGGTGTGGATTTGAATAATCAATATCCGGCACAGTGGGAGATTGAAGCAGCACGGAAGCCTGTTACACCGCAGCCAAGAGATTATCCCGGACCTCATCCGCTATCGGAACCCGAGGCTGAAGCGATGGCAGATTTAGCTTTAGAAAGAGATTTTGTTCGTGTTAATGCCCTCCATACGCAGGGCGAGGTGATTTACTGGGGTTTTGAAGGGCTGGAGCCCCCTGCCGCACAAGAGGTTGTAAATGAATATAACCGTGTGAGCGGCTATGAACCCATTCGATATGTGGATAGTTATGCAGGTTTTAAAGACTGGTTTATTCAGGAATTCAGGCGTGGAGGCTATACGATTGAATTGGGGACTGGTATTAATCCTTTGCCTTTTGAGCAATTTGAGGAAATTTATCAGGAAACGCTCGGCATTATGCTGGCGAATCTATATTTGCAACTATAG
- the tatC gene encoding twin-arginine translocase subunit TatC: MSLKEQFENEKEMNVVGHLSELRNRLIVTAIFFILFFVAGFIYVDVIYGFIEDDLPFKLSVTGLTDLISVYLTLAAVVATVGTLPILALQTWLFIKPGLTKPERAATLMYVPVIFILFLAGIAFGYIIFVELIIPFLLSLNDGMFNEIFTYDRYFKLLFRIVIPFALFFEMPVIVMFLTRLGIMTPDYMRKTRKYAYLILVIIGAFITPPDFILQLVAIIPLIILYEISIYLSRIVYRKKLKKHREFMESDSSE, from the coding sequence ATGTCTTTAAAAGAGCAGTTTGAAAATGAAAAAGAAATGAATGTCGTCGGGCATCTATCCGAACTCAGAAACCGGCTTATTGTAACAGCAATATTTTTCATTCTATTTTTTGTTGCAGGTTTTATATATGTTGATGTCATTTATGGTTTCATTGAAGACGATTTGCCTTTCAAATTAAGCGTCACCGGGCTGACTGACTTGATATCTGTTTATTTAACACTTGCAGCGGTGGTGGCAACCGTTGGCACACTCCCAATATTAGCCTTGCAAACCTGGCTGTTTATCAAACCTGGTCTTACTAAACCTGAACGGGCTGCGACCCTAATGTATGTCCCGGTTATTTTCATTCTATTTCTGGCAGGGATTGCTTTTGGCTATATCATTTTTGTGGAACTGATCATCCCATTTCTGCTTTCCTTGAACGATGGCATGTTTAACGAAATATTTACATACGATCGTTACTTTAAGCTTTTATTCCGGATTGTCATTCCGTTTGCGCTATTTTTTGAAATGCCGGTTATCGTAATGTTTCTTACACGGCTGGGCATTATGACACCTGATTACATGCGGAAAACACGAAAATACGCCTATTTAATTCTTGTTATTATTGGTGCATTCATTACCCCGCCTGATTTTATTTTGCAGCTTGTGGCAATCATACCGCTGATAATTCTATATGAAATCAGCATCTATCTATCCAGAATTGTTTATCGCAAAAAGCTGAAAAAACATCGCGAATTTATGGAATCAGACAGCAGTGAATAA
- a CDS encoding hemerythrin domain-containing protein — MSGPALKRVDSHSSIHEAALNEAIELTNMLDNLLQSNQKEDALELAYVLVEQWETRTLAHADAEEEGLYKDLVDENPEVKDDIVALIRDHDLLRIIVGEIKQELPKNGINDEIIQRFQSLIIVDEIHNEKEMEVLPDH; from the coding sequence ATGTCCGGTCCTGCTCTTAAAAGAGTTGACAGTCACAGTTCAATTCATGAAGCGGCATTGAATGAAGCGATTGAATTAACGAATATGCTCGACAATCTTCTTCAAAGTAATCAGAAAGAAGATGCACTGGAATTAGCATATGTGCTTGTTGAACAATGGGAAACAAGAACACTCGCTCATGCAGACGCAGAAGAAGAAGGGTTATATAAAGATCTGGTTGATGAGAACCCGGAAGTAAAAGACGATATTGTCGCTTTGATTCGTGATCATGATTTGCTGCGTATAATTGTAGGCGAAATTAAACAAGAACTGCCGAAGAATGGAATTAATGATGAGATCATACAGCGTTTTCAATCATTGATAATCGTCGATGAGATTCATAATGAAAAAGAAATGGAAGTTCTTCCGGATCATTGA
- a CDS encoding DUF6501 family protein: protein MRHLNWEEAETSKTIECVHADAEKFIVHNKLTPGKQYDVKNETEEFYFIIDNSNRIAGFYKDYFKEME from the coding sequence ATGAGACATCTTAATTGGGAAGAGGCGGAAACAAGTAAAACAATTGAATGTGTTCATGCTGATGCGGAAAAGTTTATCGTCCACAATAAACTGACACCAGGCAAACAGTATGACGTTAAAAATGAAACGGAAGAGTTTTATTTTATTATCGATAACAGTAACCGTATCGCCGGTTTCTATAAGGATTACTTTAAAGAGATGGAATAA
- a CDS encoding indolepyruvate ferredoxin oxidoreductase subunit alpha, producing the protein MAFVITSPCINEKSGECVEVCPVDCIEEGKDMFYIDPDICIDCGACEAVCPVEAIYMEDEVPEGEEKFINLNARFFEES; encoded by the coding sequence TTGGCATTTGTTATTACATCGCCTTGTATAAATGAAAAATCAGGAGAATGTGTTGAAGTCTGTCCTGTTGATTGTATAGAGGAAGGTAAAGATATGTTTTATATTGATCCGGATATCTGCATTGACTGCGGCGCCTGTGAAGCGGTTTGTCCGGTTGAAGCTATTTATATGGAAGACGAGGTACCTGAAGGTGAAGAAAAATTCATCAATTTAAACGCCCGGTTTTTTGAAGAAAGCTAA
- a CDS encoding acylphosphatase, with the protein MHAHITVNGRVQGVGFRYSARQRADQYYLNGWVQNKSDGTVELEVEGDDTNVHSFLNDLEKGFSPFIHVRDMQVDTRHEEKGYENFSIR; encoded by the coding sequence ATGCATGCACATATCACTGTTAATGGACGTGTTCAGGGGGTTGGTTTCAGATATTCCGCCCGGCAACGTGCTGACCAATATTATTTGAATGGATGGGTGCAAAACAAGTCTGATGGAACTGTTGAACTGGAAGTGGAAGGCGATGATACCAACGTGCACTCATTTTTGAACGATCTTGAGAAAGGGTTCAGCCCATTTATTCACGTGCGGGACATGCAAGTGGATACCCGGCATGAGGAAAAAGGTTATGAGAATTTTTCGATTAGGTAA
- the tatA gene encoding twin-arginine translocase TatA/TatE family subunit has product MGIGSIGIPGLILILIIALIVFGPSKLPEIGKAVGSSLKEFKNAAKDIGSDDSDKNDRTPK; this is encoded by the coding sequence ATGGGCATAGGCAGTATCGGTATTCCCGGTCTGATTTTAATTCTGATTATTGCTCTAATTGTTTTCGGACCGTCCAAATTGCCTGAAATCGGCAAAGCCGTCGGCAGTTCACTGAAGGAATTCAAAAATGCGGCGAAAGATATTGGATCTGATGATTCAGATAAAAATGATCGAACACCAAAATAA